In the Ctenopharyngodon idella isolate HZGC_01 chromosome 21, HZGC01, whole genome shotgun sequence genome, caGATAGAATGTAGTCTACATTTATGCTCctctaaataattaaaatgtaatgtttctaACATACTTTTAAGATGTggtcatatttaatttattaataatatttattttggctCATTGAAACTGCTCACAGTCCACTGGATGATTATTTCTTTCACCTGAAGTGGTTGTGTTTTTTCTCTCAGCCACATGAGGGCGGTAGACATCACATTCATCATGAAAATTACTGTGCTCATCTCTCTTCCtttctgtgtgttttaaagGAATGAATTGGAAAGTATATGAATTCCAGGGCGCTAAAAACCCTAGTGACGGCCCTGCTTATATATGTGGACTTTTTGGGgtgttaatttaaaataattctaatCTAAACGTCCAAGGTCATTGTGGTCAGTCTATGAGAGCCATCAAAGCTCATGTTTATCTAACAAATGACTACAAATAACAGGTTCAACCCATAAACACATGCCAGCATCACTCATATGGAAATACATACGTTAACTGGCAGGTAGGGCATTGCATTATTGCAGTCAAACCGGACtggacgaacattttttggtcctgagacttccacagaagatatatgtacatgttttaatatttagaccacttctattattgattgttATCAGGATGtggagagagtttcaaccagtataacaaaaagtgattATAAAActaattgcctaccctacctttaactcaaactgcttgcaatcacatcattatctatagggcactgatgattggttcctgctgtatcagtagccaatttTCTGTAGCAGTTGCAGGGCACTTTCAGAAAcactccaccttccccagctccacctgtatagatctgctgcGGGTAGTTCATGTATGCtctattgtacagcagcagcatgtcttacatgctcacagcagcgttgtgtatgtattgggagtagcaagtcccgtacttgctctgcagcagcagcaataaaagcagtgtagcagatctattccgccaagaccaaacatattaacattgtcatattcattaccatgccaaacactctgagagttgtcattACAGAACTGTCAATGTGCAGTTATCATCTTTGCTTGTTTtatgcataaaatataatataaaataaaataatataatatgatatgagagaaaagattattaaattattatataatattatgtagtaTATATAGATAACAAATCTGTTGAAAATAAGTTTAAGCTACCATctcatttttgatcaagtacCAGCAGCTGTGAGAAAAAAGAGCATCACTCTTGTCTCTGTGAGgacaataaacagaaaatattaagtaattgcatttcctttgtgtgtgtgtgtgtgtgtgtgtgtgtgtgtgtgtgtgtgtgtgtgtgtgtgtgtgtgtgtgactgataTCAAGAAAACGGCATCCCATTTGACATTATTCAAATATATGAAACCGTAAATGTGCTACTGTAAGGTTCACCTCTCTTCTGTGCAGATACGGATTCTCCTCAGATCTCTTCAGTTCACAGCACTATAGTGGACAATGAGGACCAAGAACTTAGCAGAGATTTGCTGGGGATCAAAGATGGAGTTTGATTTCACTCATTCATAGTGCACTGGAGACTGGAGGCTGCAtacttgttttatatatttataatgttgacTGAATGTGAATTAATGTTGCCTCTACTGATAGTCAGTGTACAGATCACACATTATGTTTATTACATGAATTGGTGCactgcacataaaaaaatatcattatatCTGCCATGCACTCATATTAAACAGGACTCGATCGTCAATAGTAAATGTCACTTTTTGTGTTTCTctacttttttcatttaaaaaaaatgcatttatgtcTAATGTCAAGTATAAGGCAAAAAGTGAGATACTGAATACCTTAGTAATTATAAGGttttgagattaaaaaaatcaatttatagaaaaaaatgttgtttttggttttttgtATATAGCTTTTGTATATGGCAAGTGAATAAATTTGACAATGCCATTTTTGCATTATAGTGTGGACTCAGAGGTATTTGAAAACGATGCtgcatgtttagtcatgtgatgCGTATTGtaccaatatttatatttataccgATATGTGCCTGCTATGTGCTGTTCACTTTCAGTGTTGCTAAAGATAAATGTTACTTTGAGCAATGTTCATATTACATTCCTGGAAAGATGACATCAGAAAAGCTTTGAAAAGGCTGCTTACAATAATAAATGGTGTATCTGACCTTCTCTACTTACCTGGCTCTACTTACCTGAGTTTATTATGTGAATTGCCACACTCTCGACTGGTGAAGTGATAAAAATAAACCGGCACAACGAGAGGCTTAACCTCTCTAATACTGAAGAATAATAGGAATAGTTTATATCCAGATTATCATATtgttttctcaaaataaaataacacattttgtgtttattttcacaAACATTGTAGTTTAATGTGGTTGTAAAAGGATCCTCTAATGCTGTGAAGACAGAAACCTTTTGAACCAGAGCAGCTAGCAGGAACTTCTGTGACCAGGGAGGTTGAGAGAGGAGCTCTGGGACTGGAGCCTTAGACACCAGCTCTGACTGAGGCTATGACAGGGAACAGTGGGCGGCCATCGCTGCTTGCCAGTCTTGGCATGAATCTTTCAGGCGAACATGACGGGCATCAGTTTGACCCTGTGGGTCATGTCAGGGACCTCTGGGAAGCTTTGCAACTGGGGCTGCAATGACACAGAGCTGTGGATCCGTAGCAACCAAGGCGCCAGACGCAACCAAGGCCTGCCAGCCCCGCAAGACGCAAAGGCTGGAGGGATGGAGGGGCCACCCATGCCAGCCCCGCAAGACGCAAAGGCTGGAGGGATGGAGGGGCCAGCCCCGCAAGACGCAAAGGCTGGAGGGATGGAAGGACCACCCATGCCAGCCCCGCAAGACGCAAAGGCTGGAGGGATGGAGGGGCCAGCCCCGCAAGACGCAAAGGCTGGAGGGATGGAAGGGCCACCCATGCCAGCCCCGCAAGACGCAAAGGCTGGACGGATGGAGGGGCCACCCATGTCAGCCCGCCAGACGTAAGGCTGACCCTCTTCTCAATGACCTACAGGGTGACCTGGAACACAATTAGAAATTGTACACATTAGAGAAACATAGTTCATAAGGTATAAGAATGCAACTTGTCATCTGTGCAGTGGATGAGGATAGATTTATGACAGTTGCAGCAGGTATTGAAAGGCAACGCAAGGAAGCTGATGTCTATATTCAGATAGTTAAACccaaccaaaacaaaaaacaaatgtcatTATATCTTTAATGATTTAGCTTCTCTTAGACTCAGTACCTTGAACCAGTCATGGAAGAGCATCTCCTCCAGATGAAGCCTCTCCTCTGGCTCGCTCTTCAGACAACCCCGAATAAAACGGCAGCATTCTGTAAAGAAAGATGTAGAGATGTCTGATTATTACCTTCAGCTCTACACTTGTTCTTTTAGCTGTAAAACTGGGGGAGATTCCTGCATTATTCATAAGAACGTATTTGCTTTCTCTGTTTTGCATGTTTAAGAGTTtcattgtctttcttttttgtaatgAAATTCTCACCATCTGAGAAGCCCGGCTGGAACCAGATATCTGCATCTATCAAATTTATATCGCTGCTGTCTGGATAAAGGCTGGTGATCATGGCAAACAGCAGCACCCCCAGCGACCACACCGTTGCCTGCTTCGCATGGTACTCGCCCTTCTTAAAATATTCAGGAGGGCAGTACCTTGCTGTCCCTGGAGGAAAGAGTTTGTCACATCTCTAAGTTTGCTTTACCACTGTGTTTTCTCACTTTACTCTGACTGAAATGGCATTTAATTTTagtcaacaaaaataatattatgatTGGCTTTTCTTCTTCTGAGAATGTTGTTTAGTGTGTTGTTAATATCTTGCCATGTCCCGTCTGAGACATGGTGTAACTGGTTACTAGAGTTTAAGTCCCTAACTACATGTGTGAAAGATAATACATACCACTGTAGGTGAGGTAGGGTGAGCTTCTCAGGAGGTCCCCACAACCAAAATCAATCAATTTAACCTCGAGGGTCTCTGTGTTGACCAGGAGGTTCGGCATCTTGATGTCCCGGTGAAAGACCCCCCGGGAACAGCAGACGGCAGCAGCGTCTATCACCTGCTGCATTAAATGACGCGCCAACTCCTCACTGAAGAGGCCACCGTGATGCTCCCAAAAGCTGTGCATATCCATACAGGGTATGGGCCGCTCTAAGACCATGATGGTCTGGTTGGGATGGTCCTGCCAATCTAGCAGCTTTACGATGTGGGGACAGCTGGGGCCTTGATTGGCCAAGACTGTCAGGGCCACCTCAAGGGGAACTGGTCTGGGATGGTCAGGCTAAGAGAAAGACAGTTTTAACAATAATTAGATAAAAGTGGTTTCTCAAATGAGGATTTAGCCCAGTCTGATAGAGAGACAACATAGAGAGTGAAGTTTACTTACAAGGCTGATGTATGGCTCGTTCTCTGTCTTTGCTGTAAATTTCATAGCCACCACAAGGCCATCCTTGCAACGGACCCCTTCAAAAACAGAGCCGAATCCTCCTTCCCCCATCTTCTTGCCGATGGTGTATTTCCAGCAAATGTGGTCTATTACAAGAAAAAATCCTTCTAGTTAATTTCATTTCTGACTATTTAATAAAGCAGTGTCCTACAGTGTAACATGTTTCTTAttctaaaactattttaacattGTTTGTTATTGTCATATCATTATTATACCTGTACTATTAATGATCTCATATTACTTGAGAAATATGTGGAATGAAtttgtcacactgcaggactatATAAGTGAAGAGCAAACAAGCTACATGGTGATTAAAAATTGTGGAGAAAAAAAGTTAGCCATTACAtttgcaatatgtaaaatatacaatttaaatatacatatatatattataaaataacattgtaaggtgtgtgtgttttattttgggTTATGACAGTAAACCCACCCTCGATCCTCATGATCTTGTCACAGTCCAGCTGTCTCAGCAGATGTGGTGGACTTTCACCCACTGACAGACTGGCTGGACTGTCCTGATCTTGAGGTTGGACGTCCTCCACTTGCTGGTCCTCGGCAGCAGGAGAGACTTCAGGACTACTGGAAGGAGGTTCCTGATGATCATTGTCCTTCACAGTACAGATGACATCCTGTAGAGAAGCCTGATCTAAAGAGAGGAATATCAACTAAACGcttgttttaatcaaataatatagctaaataaaatattgcatacTCATATTAATTCTTAATTTAGTGGAAACTTTGGTTACTTTACATCTTGAACGATTAAACGTTTTCATACTATGTTTCATCTATATTAAAGAATTTATCACGTGTCGTGGAAAGTTATTGATCTGCTTTTTTTATAATGTGTGATTGTAATGTGGCATTTATATCGTGTGTAAATGATTAAGAGACGTTTTGGTGTATTTCTTGTCATTTACCATCAGTACACCTCCTGGATGGGGGCTCATCAGTGTCCTGGTCCACCTCTCCCTGCTCTACCTGCTCACTCTGAGCTTCGGTGGATTTGGGGCGAgacaaacaagtgaaaaaagaGGCAAACTTTCGAAACCTTCTCTTTTTCTGCCTCTTCTTCTTTGTCTGCTCTCCCC is a window encoding:
- the LOC127504345 gene encoding serine/threonine-protein kinase pim-2-like, which codes for MGQRLSRKEKSEGGEECVHGVNPRTALTLTDHKAEHHPRPDETPVGTGEGGGQERKERGGEQTKKKRQKKRRFRKFASFFTCLSRPKSTEAQSEQVEQGEVDQDTDEPPSRRCTDDQASLQDVICTVKDNDHQEPPSSSPEVSPAAEDQQVEDVQPQDQDSPASLSVGESPPHLLRQLDCDKIMRIEDHICWKYTIGKKMGEGGFGSVFEGVRCKDGLVVAMKFTAKTENEPYISLPDHPRPVPLEVALTVLANQGPSCPHIVKLLDWQDHPNQTIMVLERPIPCMDMHSFWEHHGGLFSEELARHLMQQVIDAAAVCCSRGVFHRDIKMPNLLVNTETLEVKLIDFGCGDLLRSSPYLTYSGTARYCPPEYFKKGEYHAKQATVWSLGVLLFAMITSLYPDSSDINLIDADIWFQPGFSDECCRFIRGCLKSEPEERLHLEEMLFHDWFKVTL